The Stenotrophomonas sp. ASS1 genome segment AGATCGCCCTGCTCGACCAGCACTACCGGGACCTGCCGATGCAGGCCACGCCTCTCCAGGCGCTGTCTGCCCAGATGCCGGACTGGAGCCAGACCCAGTGCCGGCTGCACCTGGCCGACTTCCTGTTCCGCGGCGATGCCACGGCGCAGACGCCCGTGTCCGCATTGTCCGGTGGCGAACGGGCGCGGCTTTCATTGGCATTGATGGCGGCCAAGCCCCCAGCGCTGCTGGTTCTGGACGAACCAACCAACAACCTGGACATGACGCTGCGGATGCACCTGCTGCAGGTGCTGCGGGTGTTCCCGGGCACTTTGGTGGTGGTGTCGCATGACGACGCGTTTCTGCAGGCGCTGGAGCCGGGACAGGTGCTGGCGTTGTAGCTGCCGCCGGGTGTGGCCTATCCACATACGGCGTGGATCTACTGTAGAGCCGAAGGCAACGGCAGGGGCTGTTGCCAACGTCGCGTGCAACCGCCCGAAAAGCCGAGCATGGGCCCGGCTCTGCGGAAGGCTCAGCGCCGTGAATGCAGCACGGTACGCTGGCGCATGGCGTTGAATTCCTGCTCCACCTGCTGGATGTCCTCGGCCTGGAAGCCGGCCGCATCCAGCAGCTGGTCGGCGGCAGCCGCCGCCAGCGGATCATCGTCACGCTGGCGCCAGCAGCGCGCCGGCAGGAAATAGCCCACTTCGCTGCGCCCGCGCATGATCACCACCGGCCGGCCCGCATACAGCAGGAACTCGGCCAGGTGCTGGCGCAGGCCCTCCACTGAAACATAGGCCGGTCCAACACCCAGCATCTGGCTGGACGGTTCGGGACTCTCGAACAGCTTGCGACGGCTCATCCACTCCTCCTTTTGAACAACGCGTGGTCTCCTTTCCTTAGACGGGCGCATCGCTGCGCCCCCGCCACGCACTACGTGATCCGCATCACGCCCGCCACTCAGAACCCGGTGTTGAACTCCAGCTGGAACACGTCGATCGACAGCGGCGCGCCGGACACTTCCTTGGCCGCCATCCACTTGCCGCTGATCCAGCTGCGTGCATCCAGCGCGTAGGCGCCGCCCACGTAGTAGCCGCGGGCGTTGGTGCCGCCCAGGTGGAAGTTCGGATCGTTGTAGGCATCGGGCAGTGCGTCGGCCTCGATGTGCTTGTAGCCCAGCAGCGCCTGCCACTGGCCCTTCTCCTTCAGCTCGGTGGCACCGAAGGTGGCCTGCACCATCCATGCGGTGTCGCCACTGCGGAAGGTATCGATGCCGACAGTATCGCCGGCGCCGTAGTTGTTGACGATGCCGTTCTGGGCACGACTGAACATGGCCTGCTTGTCGTAGGCCAGGTTGCGGATGTAGTCACCATCCAGGCGCAGACCGATGCCCTGCGCCAGCTGTGTATCCCAGCGCAGGTTCAGCGTGGCCAGGCGGAAGGCCGAGGCCAGGCCGACATACTGCGGGGTCGGCGTACCGGCCGGATCCACCGGATTGCGCGCGATGTTGCGGATCAGCATCAGGGTGTTGCCCTTCTGCATGAACGCCGGGCGCGACCAGTCGGTGTCGCAGCCTACCGCGCCCGAATACAGCGAGCACGTTGAGGACAGGCGGCCGCTGATGTTCTTGAAGTCGTAGTAGCCCAGCGCGGCACGCAGCGCGTTGTCATCGTTGAAGCGCCAGTTCACGCCTACCTGGGCACCGGACAGCCACTTGTTCTCGTTCGGAGTCTTGACCTTGCTCTGGCTCGGCGAGCTGTCGGAGGTGTACTCCAGCGGCACCACCGCGAGGTCGCCGAACAGGTCGAGGTCGCCACCATCGAAGTCATACTTCAGGTTCGCGGCCAGGCCATCGAAGTTGAGATCGCTGGAGAACAGCGTGTCGCTGGTCCAGAACGGATTGCCGAAGCGGCCGCCACGCACCGTCACCCAGTCCGCCGGGCTGTAGGCCAGCCAGGCCTGGTCCAGCCACACGTCCTTCTTGCTCAGGCCGCCGCCGAGCTGCTCGGTGGTCGACACCGGGCCATTGCTGCTGCCGCTGGCCAGGCGCACGCCGGCCGTGGTGTGCTGGCCAATGGTTGCCTCGATGCCCAGGCGGGCACGGATGCGCCACAGGTTGCGGCGGTCCTGGCGGGTGTTCAGCAGCGGCGGCAGCTGCAGGTTGGTATTGGTGTTGGTGTCGAAGCCGTTGCCGGCGTTGATCGACGACCAGTTGCTCACGATGTCGCTGTTGCGCTCGGAGTAGAAGCGCGACTCGCTGCGCACACGCATGTCACCGGTGACCTTGATGCGCTTGGTCCACTCGGCCACTTCGTTGGGTGCCGCCCAGCCTTCCGACTTCGCCTGCGCCATCACGTCCTGGCGCACTTCGTCACGGATACCGTCGCGCACGCTCTGCGGTACGTACGGCACGCGCACGTCACCGGCCTCCAGTGCCACGCCACCGCTCGCCGCGGTGCTGCCCGTGGCTGCACTGCGCTGTGCGGCCGCTGCTTCGGCCTCGGCCTGCACCAGCAGTGCCTGGCCGTCTTCGGGCTTCAGTGCACCACTGGCGATCAGGCCCTTGATCAGCTTGACCATGGTGGTTTCGGCCGCCATCGCACCGGCCGGGGCGGCCAGGCTGAGCAGCACGGCGCAGCACAGCAGCGCCCGTCGGGCCGGCCGCGGGCGGCGGGAGTCGGTTCGTGCGCGGACGTGGTCGTTCATCACGGTTCTCATCGAAAGAAGGGAAATCACGGAAGTCGGAGTCAGGCCCCGGGCCGGCGGCCCTGGATCAGGACGCGGGCGGGGAAATCGAGTGACGGCGGCGGTGCCTGGTCAACCTTGCCGATGCGACGCAGGGCATCGAGCACGGCCTCGTCGGCCTCCTCGTTGCCACTGCCGCGTACCAGTTCGACCTTTTCCAGGCGGCCGTCGTTGGCCAGCCACACATTCACCTGCAGCTGGAACGCCAGGCGCTTGACCTTGTCGTCGCGCGAGATCGCCTGCTGCATCAGGTAGCCCAGATAGCGGCCGTAGGTAGCGTTGCCGGCGCCACCACGGCCAACGCCGGACGAACCGCCACCACTGCCGGACTGGATACCGAAGTTGTCACCACCGGCCTGCGCGTCGGCATTCATCGTCACCGGATCGCTGTTATCCGGCGTCGGCGTCGGCTCTTCGGCCGGCGTCGGCTGATCCAGCGGCTCCGGCTCGGGCATCGTCTCTTCCGGCGGCGTCTCCGGCTCCGGTGGTTTTTCCGGGGGCGGCGGGGGCGGCGGCGGAGGGGGTGGCAGCGCCAGCATCGGCGGTTGCACCACCGGCCGGCGGGTGCTGGCGGTGTCCTTGAACAACAGCCACCACACCGCGATACCGAGCACCAGCAACGCGGCCAGCACCAGTGCCACGGTCACCAGCAACTGGCGACCGCGCATGCCGGGCTCCGGTCGAGGGGGTTGATGGGCCGTCATGCCTCAGCCCTGCGCCTTGCCGGTGACCAGGCCGACCTGAGCCAGCTCCAGGCGCCGCAGCAGGTCCAGTACCTCGACCACGCGGGCGTACTGCACCTGCGCATCACCGCGCACGATCACCGGGAAATCCGGCGTGGTCGCGCGTTCGGTACGCAGCCGGTCTTCCAGCTCGGCCATCGTCACCGGATAGGCATCCAGGAACACCTGGCCACTGGGGTCGATGGTGATCGCCTTGGTCTTCGGCTTTTCCAGGGCCACGCTGTTGCTGGCCTTCGGCAGATTGACCTCGATGCCGGGAATGGAGGCGTTGCTGGTCAGGATGAAGATCACCAGCACCACCAGCAGCACGTCGACGAAGGGCGTTACGTTGATGCCCTTCTCGCGCTTCTTGATGCCGAACTTCGCCTTCTGGCCCATGGCGCGCCCCTCAGCCCTGGACCGCGGCCGGGCCGCGCCCGTCCTGCTCTTCGGCCAGGCGCGCGGCGAACTCGTCGATGAACACCGCCATGTCGGCGCCGATCGCCTCGGCGCGTGCGCCCAGGTAGTTGTAGCCGAACAGCGCCGGGATCGCGACGCCGAGGCCGGCTGCGGTACACAGCAGCGCCGCGGCCATGCCGGGCGCCACCGAGTTGATGTCCACCGCGCCGGCCATCGCCGCCACCACGAACACCAGCATGATGCCGATCACGGTGCCGAACAGGCCCACGTATGGCGCGCCTTCGATGGTGGTCGACAGCCAGTTCATGCGCCGTGCCATTGCTTCCTGCTCGCGCACCATCACCGCATCCATCGAGGCACGGATCGCGGCGATGGTGGCGCCGCTCAGGTAGCCACTGTTGCCATCGCGCTGGTGGCGCTGCTGCATTTCCTCGATGGCCACCTGGTAGATGCGCCACAACGAGCCATCGTGCATCGCAGTCGGTGCCTTGCCCTGGCGATCCATGTCCGACAGGGTGCGCAGCGGCACGCCGGACAGCTTGCCGAAACTCTCGGTGAACACCGCATTGGCCTTGCTGGTACGGCCGAAGTGGCGGCTCTTGGCGATCATGATCGCCCACGACAGCAGCATCATCAGGCCAAGGATGGCGACCACCACCCAGGCATCGAACGGCATCGCCTTGAGGATGAAGGCGAAGTGGCTCTGGCCAGCCGACTGCTCGTCGGCACCGTAGCTGATCAAGCGTGAATCGGCGCCCTGCGCGGTGGCGTCGGCCAGCAGCAGCGCCGCCGGGCGTGCCACCCGCGAGACGCGCAGCTCATCCAGCGCTCCTTCGAAGTTGGCCAGCGGCTGCGCCGCACCCGGGGCATCGGCGCCGACCACCGGCGCGGTGCCCAGCGCCGGCAGCTCGCCGCTCAGCTGGGCCACCACACGGCCGTTGAGGTACAGCTGCAACGCGCCCTTCTCCGCCGTCAGCGCCACGTGCGCCCACTGCCCTTCCGGAATCGGCTGTGCAGGCGTGCTGCGCTGGCCGTTGAGCTGCACGAACGGCACCCGGTTCTCGATACCCAGCACCAGCTCGGACGCGCCATCACGACGGGCGTAGATCGCCTGCGCGGCATTGTTGCTGTCCGGCTTGATCCAGGCCGAGACGGTCAGCGGCGCACCCGCTTCCTGGGCCAGCGACGCGCTGGCGGGCAGTGGCAGCGGGCCCGCACCCAGCTGCACGCCACGACCGATCACCGCGCCCTCGGACGGCGGCACGACGGCGCCGGCGTTGTTGCCGTAAGCGGTGGTGTCGCGCGCCGGCGCATTGGCCTCGGCAAAGTGGTAGACCAGCGTGTAGTCCGGGTCGAACACCTGCTGGCCGTTGCCGCTGGCCGGTGCCTTCTCATTGCCGTAGTACATCCAGATCGTCTGCGGCGCGGCGGCGCTGACTGCCGGCACGTCCACCCAGACCAGGGCCAGGCCCAGCTTGGGATCGAACTGTTCGATCTGATGGGCCAGCACGGTGCGGCCATCGCCCGACACGAAGCGCAGGTCGTTGCCCGCGTCCTGGGTACCGTCGAAACCGAAGTTGCCGGTATGCAGGCGCAGCAGCAGCGGCGTGCGGCCCGGGTCACCGGCCAGGCCCGCGCCCTGCGGGCCGGCGTCGACGGTGATCGGCTTGCGGTACTTCCATTCGGCCTGCCACCAATTGGCATCGGCCGCAGCAGCAGGCAACGCAACCAGCGCGGCCAGCAGCAGCAACACTCGGGAAAGCAAACGGTCCATGCGAAGGGTCTCCGGAGAACGCATGTTCAAGGGATGGGTCAGTAACTGGTGCTGATGTTGAAATGCAGGCGCGGGTCGTCCTTGCGCGTGACCGGGCCATCGGCATAGGGCCAGGCGTAGTCCAGGCGCAGCTGCAGGTGCTCACCCAGGCGCAGCTGCGCGCCCAGGCCGACCGAGGCCAGGTTGTACTTGTCACGCTGTTCGGGCAGCGGCTGGCGCAGGCGCAGGTAGGCCGCGTCGGCAAAGCTGTAGACGCGCAGATCGCTGCCATTCCACAGCGACCACGACGGGGTGCGCCATTCCAGGCTGGCCAGGCCGCCGTAGTCGCCGATCGCCTCGGCCGACAGATAGCCACGTACGGTATACATGCCACCGGCGGCGAACTGCTCGGCCGACACCAGCGGCGCGTCGGTCACCTGCAGCGAGCCGCGCGCGTACCACTGCCAGTCGCTGCCGAAGGTATGGGTGTTGGCGACATCGGCCTTGAACGCCACGAAGCTCGGGTCGGCCCAGTAGCGCTTCTGGCCGAAGGCGGTGGCGTCGCTGCCGTAACCGAACAGGCGGCGGGTGCCGGCCACCAGCTGGGTGTTGATGCTCAGCTGATCGTGCTCGCCCTGGCGCACGCCGACGAAGGCCAGCGTGATCGGCGCATATTTCAGCGGCGTCTTCAGGCTGTCCCCGCCCATCTGCGTGTCTTCCTCGGTGTCCTTGAAATCCACACCAAGGCTGAGCTGGCGCCACCACTGGCTGCTGCCGGCAAGGCGGTAGTTGAGCTTGAGGCCGATCGAATGGCCGTTGCCGATCACATTGGTTCCGGTGCCGGTACCGACCTGTCCGCCCGCGTTCAGCACGCGGCTGTCGGACTTGTAGCCGGACGCTTCCAGGCTCCACGGGGTGCCCTCGAACGGCATCATGTACGAGGCCGAGAACACCTTGGCCTGCTTGGTATCTTCCGGCGCCAGGTACACGCCGATGTTGGCGCTATGGCCGCGCTTCCACAGGTTGTCGTAGGCCAGCGATGCACTCAGGCGCAGCTTCTCGGTATCGGCGCTGTGGTCGTTGTTGAGCGCCGCGCTGGCACGCCACGGCGACTTCTCCTCGACCTGCAGGTCCACATCCATCGTGCCCGGCACCTGGCCCTCTCGCACCAGCGGCATCACCTGGCGACGTCCGCCTTCATTCAGCGCGGTCAGTTCCTTCTGCGCCTGGTCGAAGTCCGGCACCTTGCCCTCGGCAAGTGCCGGCACGCGTTCGCGGATGCGTTCGGGCGATTCGTGCTTCGTGCCTACGACCCGCAGCTGCCCGATCGGCGTCTGCTGCACCTTCAGCAGCACCACGCCACCACTGACCTGCTGCTCGGGCAGCTCGACGTAGACCGACTGGTAGCCTGCCTGCTGGTACAGCGCATTGACGGCATCGCGCGCCTTCTCGACATCGGCCAGGGTCTTGCCCGGGCCGAGGAACGGCTCCACCGCACGTTCGATCTGGCGCGGATCGAGCACGGTGTTGCCGCGCACGATGTATTCATTGATGTTCACGCTGGGCGCAGGCGCCGCGTCCTGCGCGAACAATGGCAGCGGCATCGCGGCCAGAGCCAGCACCAGCGGATGCAGGCGCAGCGGAAGGCGGACGGCTCGGCACGGAACAGGAGTCATCGAAGGCATCGCGTCGTATCGAAGGGAGTGGCCAGGGAGCGGCGCGTGGGTCTATCAACAGGACGTGTACGTCGCGTCAAAACCGCCAATAGTTTTGTGACAGTGCTGTCATCTTTTGACAGCGCCGGAACAGTTGCAGGCGGACACTGTCTTCGCCATACGTCTTCATTGCTGAGCGTCGGTTTTCGCAGGAGATTCAAGATGAGTGAGTCGTTGAAGGCGGGCCTTCGCCCTGCCCTCGCCCTTGCCTTGTTGCTGGCGTTGCCATCGGTCTGGGCCGGAGAGACGAAGAAGCAGGACGATGCCGCACCCTGCATCGAAGTACAGGTCAACGGCGAGCGCATCCCCGCCTGGGAGTGCCTGCAACGCAAACTGGCCCCGGCGCCGAAATCGGCGAAGTCACCGGCGCTGCCTGAAGCCGAACGCCTGATGCGGCAGCCGGGCAACCAGCTGATGCAGTACAACCTGGAAGGCACACGACAGCGCATGGGCGATGCCTTTGGTCGTTCGGTGGAACCGCAGCGTCCGGCGCGTTGAGCCTGCGCAGCTGTAGAGCCGGGCCCGCGCTCGGCAGGATTTTGTAGAGTCGAGCCATGCTCCACTGGATTTTGTAGAGTCGAGCCTTGCTCGACTGTTCTTCCAGACGCAGCCGAGCGCGGGCTCGGCTCTACAGGGACCCGCCCGGCACGATGCCATCGGTCGGCACCGGCGGCAGCTCAGGCACCGGCAGGCTGCGCGTTTGCCCGGCCTGGTTCAGTTCCACAGCGCTGGCGCTGATGCTGGCCAGTACCGTGCAGGGTCCGAGTCGTTGGCCGGGCGCATACGCTTCCGCTGGGCGTCCATCTACCGAGAGCAGGGCCAATGGCGCATGGTCACCCGCCATCACGCCCAGCACGACCACCTCGGTCTGCACCGCGCCGGGAGACAGCAGCCGCACCAGTGGCAGGCTGGCCACTGCATCGAACATCGGCCGTATCGGCGCCTCGGCATGCGCTTCGCTCGCGGCCGCCGCTGGCGCCACCGCAGACAGGGTGACGCTCCAGTAGGCCACCACGGCCAGCAGCAGCGTCGCCGCCAGCAGGGTCAACATCCGATTCCGATCCCAGCGCCTGCCGTCCATGTTCCACATCATCGCCACGTTCGTGTCCGCCCACGCTAGCAGGTGCGGCTGACGCTTTTGTTTCATCATGCGGGCCTACGCTGGCAGGTATCGGCCAGGACAGGAGGCAACGTCGATGCAGCGTGTGCCGCGTGGGTTCACCCTGCTGGAACTGATGGTGGTGCTGGTGATCATCGGCATCTGCACGGCCGGGATCGGTCTGGGCTTGGGCAGCCTGCTCGACCCGGGCCGGCAGCTGCGGCAGGAAGGCGAGCGGCTGGCGCAGCGCCTGCAGGTGGCGCGCGACGAGGCCCGCATCGATGGCCGCCCCCTGCGTTGGCAGGCCGACGCCGCCGGCTATCGTTTCAGCCGCCTCGAAGGCAGCCGCTGGGTCACCGTTGAACGCGATGATCTGCTGCGTCCACAGAAGTGGCAGGCTGCAGGCATCACGGTGCAGCCCACCAACGCCATCGAGCTGAGCCCGGAGTGGATCGGTACCGCCTGGGAGCTTGGACTGTCGCTGGACGGCCGCGCACTGCGTCTTCGTGATGATGGCAGCGGACAGTTGCAGGTCGTGCAGTGAAGCAGACGGCGCGCGGATTCACCCTGATCGAGGTGCTGATCGCGCTGGCGATCGTATCGATTGCACTGGCTGCGGTGATGCGCTCGGTGGCAGTGGCGACCGACGATCAGTCACGGCTGCGCGACCGTCGCCTGGCGCTGTTGTGTGCACAGGACCGCTGGCAGGAGCTGCGCCTCGCCGGGCAGCCGCCGCAGGATGCTCGGCAGCACTGTGTGCAGGGACGCGGCAGCTTCCTGGTCCTGCAGCATCTGGGCACCGGCAGCGACGGGCAGCCGCAACTGGAACTGACCGTGGTGGCCGAAGATGCACCGCGGCAGTCGCTGGTCCGCATGCAGCTGCCGTGGACTGCGGCGCAATGAGGCGCGCCGTGCGTGGCTTCACCCTGATCGAGGTGATGATCGCGATCACCATCATGGGCGTGCTGGCGCTGATCTGCTGGCGTGCGCTGGACAGCGTGGCCAACAGCGATCAGCGCCTGCGCCAGGCCGATGCCGAGACCACGACGGCGCTGCGCGTGCTGCAGCAGTTCCAGCGCGATGTTGAAATGCGTGCCGACGATGCGCTGATGAATGGCGCAGTGCGCCCGGCAGATCGTCCGCAGCGATTGCTGCCCCCGTCGCTGGTAAGCGAGCGGCACCCGGATGGCAGCTTCGCGCTGGAAATCACCCGCAGTGTCGGCAGTGATGGGCTGCACTGGCAGCGGGTGCGCTGGTGGCGGCAGGGCAGCACGCTGTGGCGGGCCAGTGGTGCGGCTACAGACCGGTATCCCCTGCCCGCACCGGATCCGTCGAAGGGCATTGCGGTGGCGCGCGATGTGCAGCGGTTCGAGGTGCGGGCGTGGCAGCCTGGAACGGGATGGGCCGTGTTGCCGAGCGAGGGCGAGGTATTGCCGGCCACCGGACTTGAACTGCGGTTGGGCCTGCGCGATGGGCGTGGGCCGTTGAGTTACCGGCGGGTGCTGGAACTTTAGGATTGGTTCGTGGCACCGCATCCACGCATGGCGTGGATCTACTGCCGAGCCTGTTCCTGCTGCGCGGTCTGCTCTGGTGGGTGCCGACCTTGGTCGGCACTGAAGCTGGCCAAGCCATCCACGCATGGCGTGGATCTACTGCCGACCAACGTCGGCATCTACCGTGACACATGCGCGCGTCCCTCCTGCCGCCGGGTGCTCTCCTGCACCCGGCGGCGCTGTGTCGGTGGTCCTCACCGCTGATGGCCTCTCCCTGCCCTCCGTGCCGTCCTGGCTGGGGCCGCCACCGCTCCCTGGCGGCTGGCCCGATGCTGCAGCCCGATGCGCTGCATCGGGCAATGCGTGCCGACCAAGGTCGGCACCTACCGGGGCGTGCTATGCCTATCGGCGCTGCGTGCCTTCGTCGCGGCTTGCCTGCGGGAACTGGAAGGCGCTGTTGGCGTCGTAGCCGCTGTTGGCAGTGGTACCGCGTGCCGGCGGCGCAATGCTGCTGGTGCCACTGCCGAAGCCGAGGATCTGCACGCTGATCACCGATGGCTGGTTGCGCCGCGCGTCGTCCTGGCTCTTGCGCATCACGTCCTGTGCCGCCTGGCTGGCGCTGTTCGCCGCTGCACTGGCCGAAGCCAGCGCATTGACGTTCACCGTGGCCAGCACCGGCAGGCCCTTGCTCTCACCCTGCACCTGGATGTTGGCCGCGTTGAGCACCTGCAGCGCGGCGAGGTTGATGTTGCCCGAGACACGGATGCCTGCTTCGCCCGCATCGATGGTGCCCAGCGGCGCGATCAGGTCGACGTCGCCCGGCGATACTTCGGCGATGGGGTTCAAGGTGGCGATGCCAGCACCGCTGGCGGGAGCCTGCGGCGACAGGATCACATTGCCCCAGCCGTCATAGACGCGACGCGGAGGCGTATACAGCAGCGTAGTCTGCGAACCGCGTCCGGCATTGATGTCACCCCGCTCCGACCAGGCCAGGATGTCACCACCGAACGTCGTCATCACCCGCGACAGACCCAGCAGCACGCTGTCCTGGCTGAACAGCCGGATATCGCCCTGCCCTTGGGTGACGAGGCCAGCGCTGGCAGGCGGCACCACGCCCTGTACGCCGACCACGATCTGGCCGCCCGGCGCCATCAGTTCGATGTGGCCGCCCGCCTCGGTGCGCACGCCGGAGCCGCCGTACATCACGATATCGCCGGTCCGGTCGATCGTCGCACCGGTCGCATCCTTGTCCGGCATCAGCGTGGCGATGGCTTCGCGCCCGCGCAGGTAGGAGCCGAAGCGGGGCCCTTCTGCATCGGTATACTCGCGCCCACCTTCGCGAAGCTCGGCATAATAGATCTGGCGCAGGAAGATGCGCTGCTGTTCCTGCGGCAGCGCATCGAACGCAGCCAGCGCCCCGTCACCGTCGGCAGCCACGCCGAAGCGTTGCTGCAGCCACTGCTTCAGTTCCTGGTCGTATACCTTGACTGCCTTGCCCGGCTGCGACGCAAGCGATTGCGCGGGATCGGCAAGGTTGACCGGGTCCAGATAGCGGGCACGCAGGGCCGCGAAATCGATCTGCTGGCTGCCGGCCGCAAGCGTGATGCTGGCACCGGGACGGGTGTCGCCCTGCACGATGCCACCGAGGCTGAC includes the following:
- a CDS encoding putative porin — its product is MNDHVRARTDSRRPRPARRALLCCAVLLSLAAPAGAMAAETTMVKLIKGLIASGALKPEDGQALLVQAEAEAAAAQRSAATGSTAASGGVALEAGDVRVPYVPQSVRDGIRDEVRQDVMAQAKSEGWAAPNEVAEWTKRIKVTGDMRVRSESRFYSERNSDIVSNWSSINAGNGFDTNTNTNLQLPPLLNTRQDRRNLWRIRARLGIEATIGQHTTAGVRLASGSSNGPVSTTEQLGGGLSKKDVWLDQAWLAYSPADWVTVRGGRFGNPFWTSDTLFSSDLNFDGLAANLKYDFDGGDLDLFGDLAVVPLEYTSDSSPSQSKVKTPNENKWLSGAQVGVNWRFNDDNALRAALGYYDFKNISGRLSSTCSLYSGAVGCDTDWSRPAFMQKGNTLMLIRNIARNPVDPAGTPTPQYVGLASAFRLATLNLRWDTQLAQGIGLRLDGDYIRNLAYDKQAMFSRAQNGIVNNYGAGDTVGIDTFRSGDTAWMVQATFGATELKEKGQWQALLGYKHIEADALPDAYNDPNFHLGGTNARGYYVGGAYALDARSWISGKWMAAKEVSGAPLSIDVFQLEFNTGF
- a CDS encoding cell envelope integrity protein TolA, which encodes MRGRQLLVTVALVLAALLVLGIAVWWLLFKDTASTRRPVVQPPMLALPPPPPPPPPPPEKPPEPETPPEETMPEPEPLDQPTPAEEPTPTPDNSDPVTMNADAQAGGDNFGIQSGSGGGSSGVGRGGAGNATYGRYLGYLMQQAISRDDKVKRLAFQLQVNVWLANDGRLEKVELVRGSGNEEADEAVLDALRRIGKVDQAPPPSLDFPARVLIQGRRPGA
- a CDS encoding biopolymer transporter ExbD encodes the protein MGQKAKFGIKKREKGINVTPFVDVLLVVLVIFILTSNASIPGIEVNLPKASNSVALEKPKTKAITIDPSGQVFLDAYPVTMAELEDRLRTERATTPDFPVIVRGDAQVQYARVVEVLDLLRRLELAQVGLVTGKAQG
- a CDS encoding MotA/TolQ/ExbB proton channel family protein, with translation MDRLLSRVLLLLAALVALPAAAADANWWQAEWKYRKPITVDAGPQGAGLAGDPGRTPLLLRLHTGNFGFDGTQDAGNDLRFVSGDGRTVLAHQIEQFDPKLGLALVWVDVPAVSAAAPQTIWMYYGNEKAPASGNGQQVFDPDYTLVYHFAEANAPARDTTAYGNNAGAVVPPSEGAVIGRGVQLGAGPLPLPASASLAQEAGAPLTVSAWIKPDSNNAAQAIYARRDGASELVLGIENRVPFVQLNGQRSTPAQPIPEGQWAHVALTAEKGALQLYLNGRVVAQLSGELPALGTAPVVGADAPGAAQPLANFEGALDELRVSRVARPAALLLADATAQGADSRLISYGADEQSAGQSHFAFILKAMPFDAWVVVAILGLMMLLSWAIMIAKSRHFGRTSKANAVFTESFGKLSGVPLRTLSDMDRQGKAPTAMHDGSLWRIYQVAIEEMQQRHQRDGNSGYLSGATIAAIRASMDAVMVREQEAMARRMNWLSTTIEGAPYVGLFGTVIGIMLVFVVAAMAGAVDINSVAPGMAAALLCTAAGLGVAIPALFGYNYLGARAEAIGADMAVFIDEFAARLAEEQDGRGPAAVQG
- a CDS encoding ShlB/FhaC/HecB family hemolysin secretion/activation protein, whose protein sequence is MTPVPCRAVRLPLRLHPLVLALAAMPLPLFAQDAAPAPSVNINEYIVRGNTVLDPRQIERAVEPFLGPGKTLADVEKARDAVNALYQQAGYQSVYVELPEQQVSGGVVLLKVQQTPIGQLRVVGTKHESPERIRERVPALAEGKVPDFDQAQKELTALNEGGRRQVMPLVREGQVPGTMDVDLQVEEKSPWRASAALNNDHSADTEKLRLSASLAYDNLWKRGHSANIGVYLAPEDTKQAKVFSASYMMPFEGTPWSLEASGYKSDSRVLNAGGQVGTGTGTNVIGNGHSIGLKLNYRLAGSSQWWRQLSLGVDFKDTEEDTQMGGDSLKTPLKYAPITLAFVGVRQGEHDQLSINTQLVAGTRRLFGYGSDATAFGQKRYWADPSFVAFKADVANTHTFGSDWQWYARGSLQVTDAPLVSAEQFAAGGMYTVRGYLSAEAIGDYGGLASLEWRTPSWSLWNGSDLRVYSFADAAYLRLRQPLPEQRDKYNLASVGLGAQLRLGEHLQLRLDYAWPYADGPVTRKDDPRLHFNISTSY
- a CDS encoding general secretion pathway protein; translation: MMWNMDGRRWDRNRMLTLLAATLLLAVVAYWSVTLSAVAPAAAASEAHAEAPIRPMFDAVASLPLVRLLSPGAVQTEVVVLGVMAGDHAPLALLSVDGRPAEAYAPGQRLGPCTVLASISASAVELNQAGQTRSLPVPELPPVPTDGIVPGGSL
- the gspH gene encoding type II secretion system minor pseudopilin GspH, with amino-acid sequence MQRVPRGFTLLELMVVLVIIGICTAGIGLGLGSLLDPGRQLRQEGERLAQRLQVARDEARIDGRPLRWQADAAGYRFSRLEGSRWVTVERDDLLRPQKWQAAGITVQPTNAIELSPEWIGTAWELGLSLDGRALRLRDDGSGQLQVVQ
- the gspI gene encoding type II secretion system minor pseudopilin GspI, with product MKQTARGFTLIEVLIALAIVSIALAAVMRSVAVATDDQSRLRDRRLALLCAQDRWQELRLAGQPPQDARQHCVQGRGSFLVLQHLGTGSDGQPQLELTVVAEDAPRQSLVRMQLPWTAAQ
- a CDS encoding prepilin-type N-terminal cleavage/methylation domain-containing protein, with product MRRAVRGFTLIEVMIAITIMGVLALICWRALDSVANSDQRLRQADAETTTALRVLQQFQRDVEMRADDALMNGAVRPADRPQRLLPPSLVSERHPDGSFALEITRSVGSDGLHWQRVRWWRQGSTLWRASGAATDRYPLPAPDPSKGIAVARDVQRFEVRAWQPGTGWAVLPSEGEVLPATGLELRLGLRDGRGPLSYRRVLEL